The DNA window TTGCCGCACTGCTATGATGCGGCACGTACAAGCATGTAAGAgtatgcatgcatgcatcgCCGGAGAGGCCGCAGAACCCTTGAagcgtcagcagcagccctgcCATATTTCTTCCAAATCGTATCAGTACGTTGCAGTTTTGGAGGGGGCTTATCCCACCCCCTTCCAGACTTGTATCAAATATCGCTTCAGTCTCAATGCCCAATGATGTAGAACACGTGCTTTTGTCTTTGTAGAAAATTGGTCCTTTTTGCTCCGAGTTGGTAATATGTGGCATTGTGTGGGGGAAATGAAAGTGGTAAGCAAAACAAATCATCGGTAATCCAATGCTGAGGCATCAATTACTGTCATCATCTGCTCTTGAGACTGAGGACTCTGTCGGTGTATCTACGATGTAGACAATGATCTCCGGCGGTTCGATGAAATTGTCCGGCGGCAATTTCGCCGCATCAGCTCCTCGCGTAAGGGAAAGAGAATATTGCCGTCTCTGCTGAGTATTACTTACTCCTTGGGGGGCGGTTTTTGGGGGGGTACGCTCTTCTTTTACAAGAGAAAGACCAATGGCGACGGGGACTTTTTGCTGACCACGTCTAACAAGTCAGATTTGCTAAAGGCTTCGATCTTCGATCACTGTCTTGCCCTTTTGCCTTGTCCACCACCTTCTTTTGGCAATGCACTTACTCTGGGCAATGGATAAATAGAGCTATCCCTGCACCCTCTTGTTAGTTACGCGAAAGGCCCGGCCCGTACATGTATAATCACGTAACCAGCCTATTTAGCCGGGAAGAAGGCCGCAAGGTAGATGATCAAGACTTGAGAGCGAGAGCCCGcggtgagaaaaaaagcttcGGCAAGGGTCCGAGGCTATGATTCTTTCGGCATTGTATCAAAGACACATGTTGATGCGCAACTCTGCTTTGGGATGAGTGTAGATATGggcaggggggggggggggacccGGTCACATCTCAGATTGCTCAGCAAAACCGCCAAGATGCAGGCCATGTATCCCGTTTCACGGATATGGTAACGGGTAACCGTGGCCTTGGATTCCGGGCGTGGGGGTTGCCTGGTGCTTATAGATGGGGTGATGGATGCCCTTGTGCATTTGGAAGCAGGTCTGACGCTCGTTTGGGATATAGGTGGAAGGTAGCAATGCCGTGGTGGTGTTcgtgatgacgatggtggttGAGAAATGATGGTCTGGCGGGCAGAGCGGAAATGACAGCTAGAAGATGTGACGCGGATGCCGTTACGGAACTGTCATGGCCGGATTGGTGTCTTGTGAGTGCTGCGTGATGATTGGCATCTGTGTCGTGTAGTTGCCTCGTTTGTGTCGATATAGATGTCTGCCAGCTGATACCAGCCATGGTGCGTAATCAGTCTGTAAGACATAGAATAGCCTTGAATAGTGAAGAGAGGCTTGAGTGAATTGAGCCGACTGAGCTCAGCagagttgctgctgctacccaaAATCAGCTCTGACGACAACTCGTATAGTTATCCATATAGACGCCTTTCCAAGATCATTATGCCACGGCACAACTCGATAATCGAGCACAACTGCTCCCGTCAAAGTTTCCATCTTCTAATCAATCTTGAACAGTTTTCGTTTCAAAACTCTCAAACTGACACCAGGTTTCCCCAGGTTATGACGACATTCGATGCGCAAAGCTCTCCATTTGTGCAACGCGATACTTGTCCCAGGCGCACGGTAATGCTACCATGTTCTCCAGCATCATGGTGCCAAGGGGAACAACGTTTTTATCGAACCACTGGAGTGGTTTGGAAGTGGTGCCCTTGCTGTTTAAATATAGACATCGCCAATCTGCTGCAACGCTGGTTTATGGAGAAGCCCAACTGAGATGAGTCTTTACTTTCAACTGTCATTTGGCCACGGCGAGTTTAGATTTGTGACTTTGAAGTAAACTAATCACATGGCGGGCGATTGAGCGGCGATTGAGCTTTTGGCAGCAGTGTTGAATACCTTATTCAATATTCCGTCTTGGCTGccgtctttttctctctagtaaaaagcaaaggagCAGTCTTTGTTGCATTGACCCCCTAATAATACAACTCTGCTTTACAACCCCAAAGTATACGGATACATACAATGCAAATACCTACTCAGCATTGTAGACGGTCCGACAGCCGTGCTGTCAAGCGGGTACGCTATCCTCCACCAGACGGAAATGGCAAACCATCGTCGGACCGCCTCTCGGCTGCGCCTTGGCGCTACTTGAAACGTGATGATCGCCACGACCCAGTAATCAACCTCATATCAACATCTCGTATctccaaagctgctgcctTCCATCACAGACTCCACTGCCTTTACGGTCGACCGAACCAACCCACAACAGGGAAAGGCTTAGGAAgcgggagatggagagcagcgaGTCGAGGTAAAAAATACCAGGCCGAAGCCAGATCCTTGTCGGGCCGATCATGGCAGCAtgacaaaggagaagaggcgaaaaaaaaaaaaaacacaaatgTCAAGCACTGACAGGATAAAAGTATTTCTCCCGCCTAGGAGGTGTCCTCCTCCGCGGATGTCCGGCTCCTTGGCTGATTGGCAGTATAGGGGCGTCTAAAGTGAAGCATTGCTTGGTTGCCAGGTTCAAAACTGTTCACATGATGGAAAGCCCTTCGGATCGAGGACGCAGTGCTCTCGCTTAAGTCTCACCTTTTGGGGGGCGCCGCTGCATAATAGAAGTCTTCTcgaaaaaaagcaacaggGCCAAAGCAGCCTGACCAGCCCCCCCCCAGTCCAGCCAAATCGCAGAATGCCTGGCTTGCACATGGGAAAGTTACCACCTCCCGACTGCCGAGTCGTGAAGCCGAGTCATATGCCAGGCATGGCTTGAACTGTGAAAGCCACCCTTTCCAATTCCGGTTCCGCCAGCACAAAAGCCAGGATGCGAGGTTATACCCAGGATGGTATGTCGATACGTGACGTGCTCGAATTTGGCCGCCACCCGAGACTGGCAGCCCGCCGCCACTCATCCACGTCTCGTGTTTTCTGGTACGATGCTTTCTTTCTCGCCATCAGGAGAATCGTGGTTTCTGGTCACCTTTCGATGGGTTGAAGGCTCCCAACAACGTGCCGCAGAACAAGCATACTGATAAGGGCAGAACTGGACAAACTGATTCGCTGCGGAGGATGCAGATGCTGGGCGGCGATTCCGAATGAGCTGGGCAGGTCTCTGAGCGGCCCATAAAAGCACTTTGAACAGGGCCGAACGACTGGGGCGCTTCTTGTCATGGCGGAACTCCAAACCATGTAAGCCCAGGGTCGACGTGTGAAGAGTCAGGGATAAGTTGAGCctattattcttttttttaattattattttctttttttctgagaaaaaagaaaaagaaaaagcaatttTCATTTTATCGATTTTCGTCCCAACCAGCGCCCCAGAGCCCACAACCCACCGTTTCGGACCGTCTCATTCGAGTTAATATAACCAACCAATGCTTCGGCGTAGAAAATATCAACACGTCTCGTTTTAGGTCGTCTTTTGTCGACGTTAGCCCATAACAACACCTAGTTGCAATGATCTTCGAGCGCTAGGACGCCACACCCGCGTGGCTCGATGCTAGAGCCTGTCACTCTGCAAATCTCGGCCAATCATCAACTCGCCTCCAATTGACAAATTCCGTTTTCTGCAACCGTTACGGGTGAGATGAAATCGCCGACGGCAAAGGATAATGTGAATAAAcaatttaaaaaaataaaaatgatGATAGAAAAAATATACATACCCATGGAATAAAATTAAGGAATCCTCAGTGGACCGCTAAAGAAAAATCTgcaggccgaggccaaggtgACGGACCCTGGACTGATCACCACGTTTTTCCAAAAGTGCCTCCTTTTAGCACGCCGGAAGGCATCCGGTGGCCGGGGTCGCACAAGCCCATGCTGAATCTTGGCCTCGAAGGCCTTGTGACCTGGCAGCGATCTGGCTGTACCAGCATGGAATCCGTCTTCCCTTTTCTGGCAGGTTTAACGTTACGTGGGAATCTGATCGATGACACTAACCCGTCCACAGAGCATGTCCCCGGCCTGCCTCGTGCCATTGGCTAGAAAGGCGCTGGACGGAAAAATAGACTGGTTATGCCATGTGCATTAGCATGGCACTATTGTTACATGCGAGCTTGTTGTGCTTACTCGGAGGCTTTTCACAGACTTGTCGCCAACATCACTGATACTCACTGCTGTAAGTTGGTGAACAGCATAGGAGTATCTATTGCGTATGGTTGATCTCCAATCTCGTTTCCAAGACGCATGGCCCCCCGGGGCTTGAAGCATGAAACGAACGacaaaaagaggaaataaTGGCGCCCGAGAAAGTGCTTGCAGCAGCGGTAGGATAGCCAGATGAGCCATGCGTCTGGCAGTCGCCTCGGATATCGACATGCCTTCTCATTGGACCACAAGGGGAGCCCAGGCAAAAGCGGATAGCCTGTGAGCTTGACAGCTGCAGCCCATGGAGCTGATGGGGGACTGCACCGAACAAGGCTGAATTGCAAATTGGCTTTTGGTCCCTGATCGTCCTCCCCAAGTGGAtgccttggcctggagcCCCATCTCAACGTTGCCATTCAAGGCCTGTTAAATTGATGCCTAATTGTGCGGAAGGCGTCGGTATCGTAAAGTGCAATGAGCATAGGCTTGCATAATACCCACGTATATGTAATCGCTGAGTCTCCATTGGTTTGATACAGCGAGATCCTCCTTCAAGGTGATCAGGCCGTTGTTGCCGTACACCACAGCCGCACCTCCACGAAAACACTTGTATAATACGCCCAGATGTATTATGGatttcttgtcttgttccGGCAGTCTTCTCGAAAGTCCTGCCACGGAATTCTGCCGGGTTCTGATTCCTTCAACGTCTTGGTGGACTCCTGCTTGTCACTAGAGGCACTTGCGGATGTAGATGCAGACGAGAGACTTATTTTCTCCCGACTGTCTTGGCTGAAAGCGAGCACTTGATAGATTCCACGAATCCAAGTTTGCAGCTGTATTCGATGTAAGGGGCATACTTGTCCGTGAAAACCCGAGTGACGGCGAGAATAATCCCTTACATCCACCCCCCCCATTGATTTTTTGGAATCGGTCCTTGTGGAAGATACGCTCACGATTTGGCATCCGCATATTGTTCCCACTGTTTTGTTACGATGAGTTATCCCAAGATGTCCATTGGCATCACTGAATTATCGGCGAGAAATGTAGCTTGGCGAGAGTATCTCGGCCTCACTCGCAACATATCCACACACAAAGGGCTGCCGCCAATGCATATAAGCACGGCACTAGCGGTCGATCCTCTGGATCAGGAAAGCCCAAGTCTGCATCTGAGACGGCTTGTCGCACTCTGCTGATCTTCTAGAACCAAATTGTCAGCTCGTAGATGTGATCTGCGTGAGTATCTCGAGAAACGGCCGTTTTACACTGCAACTTTGACATTCACGTATCCGTATAGATGGTGTAAATGCAACCAAAGAACCATGTGAGTAAAGAGACCAGGCGAAGAACACGTGCATCCAGGGATTGACCATCTCCCGTATTCCTTCTGACAAGATACTAATCTAAAGGCACTTTGCCTGTACGAGCCACCCTACCTTATCCAAAACGGTTCGGCGATTTTGCGGGGGGAACGAAGATCGCGACCAAAGCTGCCTAGTCCCGGGCTGCTAGCCACAAGTCAACAAGCTGTTGGTCGCCGTttagaaaagaataaaaaacgTGGGAGACGGGGTAAAGACGCAATGAAACGTGCCTTTAGGCCCGCTCTTCTAGAAAGCTTGTCACGGCTTGGGGCAGCTGCCCGTGTGTAGGTACTTGTTTTGTACGGGAAAGATAAGAATGGGAACGtgcttttccccctttgCTGGAAACCTGGAGAGAATGCGCCACTGCAACTGCCACCGGATCAGGTCATCAACAAGAATTGCCACACTTGCCTGTCTAGATTTGGAATACACAAGGCTTCAAACAAATGGACACTGAATGCGCCTCTCACGAGGGTCGCAAGTCGGAGAAAACCCCAGCCACCAATAAGCTGCAGCGCCTCGTCTGACCCCCAGCGGGTACATGCCCCATGTACACACTTTCCATccaacaaacaacaaaacgGTCAAACCGAATCCAGTCGTTTCTCGTGCCATCTGTTTCCCCTTTCGGGCCTGCTCGGTGTTcccattcttttcttttctcccctccaCGGCCTGATGCGTATTGGCAAGTATATGTGCTTAAACTAGAAAATTCCATCCTCCACACCTCCCTCCCAAAGGGCTTGACTGTCTCGCTTTTTGAGACCGGGAGGATCATTATCGGTTCCAAATTCTCTCCCCACGGAGATTGAAATGTGCTTTTGGTTTCGGCCTTCACTTTGCGCGGGGGGCAAACGGACTTGTCGCGGGATCAGCAGGGTCGCATGAAATAGCCGTAATCGTATGTATAATCGGGGAGAAGGATAACAATAAACGCAAGGATCTCGGGCAtacacgcccccccccccctcttcaAGTAAAAACACCCCCAAAGCCAAACACATCATGGGGAACTTACAAAAAAGATTGAGAAAGCGAAAACAGCAAGAGCACAATGCGTTCACTTTGGGGGCAAGGGGACCCGATGGATGCCAGATTTAGATTGCGCCAGTAGCGAGGTAGATGTCTCTGAAGCACGAAGCACCTTTTTTCGAGCTGTCACATTTTCCAAATCCGATTCTGGGTTGCCGTTGCATTTAGCCGGTAAATATTTGTTCTTTTTTAggttaaaataaaatatttgttcttctctttattctcttttctaGTTCATTACcgttgttcttttttttttttttttattccacCTTATTCTCCGCCTCGCTTCGTGTAGCCGCGATTCAAAAGACGTACGTAATACGCCGGCCAGCGTCGACGTCGTCTGGAGGCCGCTCtgccccttttctttctcccgGGTGATGTATGTGACATTTCTCATTATGAATCCAACGAAAAGGCATGTAGCATTTCCCCGGACTGTCAAGTATTTTAGATTTCACGTAATGGATACTCCTTTTGCCCTCGATCTTGGCGCCAGGGGTTGCAGATGTGGAGAGGAGCATCACAAGTTTACAACCGAGACTTCATcaagagaagcagaaaaaggtGCAAAGAGTCTTATAGGAGCATTCCATACGAGATGGTATTGTAATAGTCAAGAATACATCTAGTAAACTGCGTAATGTAAACTGACCACTCAAACACCCCCTAATCTTTCTTCGTTGCCGCAGATGTTCCAATTCTCTTATACTTCCTCGgatccttcttcctcattgTAATCTTGTCTCTGTTTCCCTTACCCCCTTCCCAGAACCCCTTACCTCTCCTACCAATCACACTACGACCGCAGAAACGACACGCTTCAACGGCGTAGTTTTGCTCGCGGCTGCAAAACCCACAAATCATTCGGTTGGCCCACTCGTTGATATGATCCTCGGCCTGATCGTGGCACTTGTCACACCTGTACACGCGGTTACAGCATGAGAAACGGAACCACCGATACGACTTGCGGTAGTGGGCACAGGCGCCCCGCTCCGGGAGCTGGTCTCCGGCGTGGAGCCCGAGTTTCTCTTGCTTGCGCCGCATGCCGGCCGCGGGCGGGGGCAGCGATCCCGGCGAGACATAGAGGAACTTGACTTCGGGGATTTTGAAGGTGAACTTGCTGTGGCACTCGCGGCAGACGTTGGCCGTGGTCTCGCCCCTGACGGACACGAGGCCTTGGCTAGGGGTTGAGCACTTGGCGCACGTAGGCACAAAAGTACTGGGCAGCATATCTGCTACCTTGCATCCAGATAGATCAATGAAGCCGGCTCTTGCTGAATTCTcatggacgagctgctggtTAAACTTGGCGGAGAGAGACGTCGCGCATTTCTTGCAGCTAGTCGCCTTTTCGACCGACGGCTTGAGTCCCGTGATGTCATTCAACGTTTTGCACCGCTCGCACTTGACGCTGAGGCTTAGAAGCGAAATCTGTAAAAGCTCAATACTGTGAAGTTCGACATTTGGAAACGATATCATGGTGCCGTGTTCAACCTCATCAGCAGATGGTGGTGCTCTCACATCATCACCTTCGCCCCCTAATACcgctcctccatcatctgcgTCATCCGAGTCAGAGTAGCTGTCCtctacatcatcatcttcataGCCGACATTCCACTCAGGGGGCCGAGCAATGACCTGAATGTGGCCCTTTTCCTTGCTGAATGGCTGTGGCAAGCTAGTTGAATCCTCAGGCCTCTGTGGCTGCTTTCCTTTCGCcgcggccatggcttctgctgctgctgctgctgtagcggcggctgccttttccttgtcagCCTTTGCCGCTAGAGCATGCGCCTGTTTAGCTAGATTGTGAAGGTTTTGAGCCAAGTAGTTCACATGGCTCATGAGAGTCATTTGCTTCTGCTCCGCAGCTTTTTCTGCAAACAAATCTTCTATTGGttctgcatcttcagcattCGCTTCGTTAAGCTGAACGCGCAGCTGCTGTAGCGGATACAAGAGCGGGATGATCAAGTGGATGCTGTTGACTGAGTGCAGTCCAGAGGGGAGCTCAGTACGGCGCTTTGGCTCGATTGGCAGCGTAAAGATGACACCATCTCCAGATCGACGAAACTGGGCCATTCTTCCCATTCTCGCCTCAAGCTGGCGGATCTCTTGAGCTCGCCTGGCCTTTGCCTCGGTGATTTGCTCTCTGGTATATGACGGTTCCGGGATATAGCGTCTCGGGGGGAGGTGTAGGAACAGGAGAGATAACCTTTTCCGCAAAGGGAGACTCGGCAGCAATGGAAGCTTGAAGTCCTGCTGCTTGGTCGAGATGTCTCGTGTCCCTGAACGACACGAGCTTAATCGTTTCCACCTTTTGCTCCGACAGAAATCGTTCCAGGTTCCTGTCTAGAGCATACACCAGGGCTAACAGAGTtgagcccttcttctcctcagcTAGCCTATCCCAGCCTCTCTCAATATTGATGCTGAACCCTTTGGGGATATCTGTATTCCTGACTAGTAGTACCGGCCTTTCCTCCGGATACTCTTCTGGAACGCGGACATCACAGCTCAAGTAAGGCAGTTCAAAGGGGAAGTCTGGGTCCGAAGGTTTAAGCTTGAACACCAGCGATGTATCTCCCTCTAAAGTTGTAGACTCCTTGGGTGAGAATCTCCTCTTGAGCTGATCAATCTGAAAACCGCGCGGGTCCTGGACCTGAGCTTCGGGCACAGGTTTGGGGACGACTCGCGCACTAGAGGCACTGGGTACGGCTTGTTTGCGGTCCAGAGGGGAGCCATCTGGCTGCTTTTTGAGTGAAATCATGATGACGGGTCGGAATAAACGAATCCAATATGCGTACGTTGATAGCtggcgaaagaaaaaaaccacGGATATAACGGATAATTGTACAGACGATAGGAAATcagaatgagaaaaggaaagccaCGACGCCAAAGAACAAACAATAGAAACGAAATGAAGCTCCAAAGCTCTGCTCTGCGATTATAGTTGATGAggaaaaattgaaaaaaaaacgttCATGAGCTCTCGTTTTAAGCTGCTCTTAGGAGGCGAAGAGGCGATATCAAGAGCTCAGGTGGGGCTGCTGAAGAGTGCTGTAGCTGGAGTTTGGAGCAAAAAAAGGTTAGTGGGGATCTTTGGATCAATGACAGCCTCCCTGGATGAGTCACTGGCTGTGGTGAGTAATAGCGATTACTAGTACTGCACTAACAGTATTAAGCAGATTACAGGGCTATACTTGATAGTGATGTACCTAAATACTATGGCCAGGATTTCCCTATTTAGACCTGTTCATTTCGAGAAGCACGGCGACAAGTTTTTAGCATCATAAAGTCTGTAGTCATCCCAAAGTGAGTCACTTAAACCCTAACTCTTTGAAGTAACTATCCCCTTTTGGTTGGCGATTTGATACTGTTGCTGTTACTGTTGGGCGGCGAAAGGTGCTATGCCCATGTAGTATGGGCATGTTTTATACTGAGCATCCTGCACGTACCtgcttacatgtactttgcaTTCGCTCGAATAGGCACAAGTACTTGTCCTGATTAAACACGGGGAAGACACCCAGGTTGAGCATCTCATCAGTCGATCACTGTTTATCATGGCGAAATAGGAAGGCGTCTTGGGGTATTGCGTCCATGACAAATTGGGCTGGTAACTCAGCCTGGCCTGTCAACTACCAGTAGACTGTAATCATGCAACATCTCCTCCTCTGTGGGATTCTGAGCAGTGTAATTGGTAATTAATTTGCGGGTAAGAATGAGTTGTCTGGCTTTCGGTTGGTTCATTTCAGAGCCGTACATGTACCCGTCGCGTGATTCCTGATCTCTGTTCGTATTGATGGGGGCACAagtatgtaggtacctatgTAGACTAACAACGTCGAATACAGAATCCAGGCTGGGGACCTCTTGGAAAAGGGCGTTATTTGACGATGTGCTTGTTATCCAATACTGCAAAACGAACTTTGGACAATCATCAAATTAATTTGAAATATTTTGAAAGattactaaaaaaaaaggcagagtACCTAGTGCCCAATGACTTTTCCATATGCTCGGGGTGCTGATAATAACTGCAGTGAAGTGGTGCTTCTCCGTCCTGCGAGACATCTCAACCGCCCTGACAAGATAAAAGATGGAAAtcaatttttattttatttttttattttattaatattcaTTTGCCATTATTTttctgctccttcttctgctcgtTTATCcggggaagaaaaggcaatgaTCCTATTTGCCTgatgatggccttttcaATGGAATGGAATGACTTTTTTTCGCAGAAAAGCTGTCTGGTGGACACATGCAGCTGCGCCGCCGTCTATTATGCATGCATGCCTACCTATCTGAACACCTGGGTGGTCTTAAACTTTGGgaatgggagaagagaaaaaaggaggcaaCCAGGATGCggagtgaaaaaaaaaaaagaggaaaactCTGATGCAGCCTGAATCGAG is part of the Trichoderma atroviride chromosome 1, complete sequence genome and encodes:
- a CDS encoding uncharacterized protein (EggNog:ENOG41) — encoded protein: MGRMAQFRRSGDGVIFTLPIEPKRRTELPSGLHSVNSIHLIIPLLYPLQQLRVQLNEANAEDAEPIEDLFAEKAAEQKQMTLMSHVNYLAQNLHNLAKQAHALAAKADKEKAAAATAAAAAEAMAAAKGKQPQRPEDSTSLPQPFSKEKGHIQVIARPPEWNVGYEDDDVEDSYSDSDDADDGGAVLGGEGDDVRAPPSADEVEHGTMISFPNVELHSIELLQISLLSLSVKCERCKTLNDITGLKPSVEKATSCKKCATSLSAKFNQQLVHENSARAGFIDLSGCKVADMLPSTFVPTCAKCSTPSQGLVSVRGETTANVCRECHSKFTFKIPEVKFLYVSPGSLPPPAAGMRRKQEKLGLHAGDQLPERGACAHYRKSYRWFRFSCCNRVYRCDKCHDQAEDHINEWANRMICGFCSREQNYAVEACRFCGRSVIGRRGKGFWEGGKGNRDKITMRKKDPRKYKRIGTSAATKKD
- a CDS encoding uncharacterized protein (EggNog:ENOG41), with the translated sequence MISLKKQPDGSPLDRKQAVPSASSARVVPKPVPEAQVQDPRGFQIDQLKRRFSPKESTTLEGDTSLVFKLKPSDPDFPFELPYLSCDVRVPEEYPEERPVLLVRNTDIPKGFSINIERGWDRLAEEKKGSTLLALVYALDRNLERFLSEQKVETIKLVSFRDTRHLDQAAGLQASIAAESPFAEKVISPVPTPPPETLYPGTVIYQRANHRGKGQASSRDPPA